CGGCCACATCCCCGAGCCGAAGCGGGCGCCGCTGTGCGGCAACTCCATCGGCACCGACCGCACGTTCATCTCCCGCGACATGCCGGCCGTGGACGCCTACCTGCACTACCGGATGATCGACGTCTCCTCTATCAAGGAACTCGTGCGCCGCTGGTACCCGCGCGTCTACTTCGCCGCGCCCGAGAAGCAGGGCGGGCACCGGGCTCTGGCGGACATCACCGAGAGCGTCCGCGAGCTGCGTTACTACCGCGCCACCGTGTTCGTGCCGCAGCCGGGACCCGACTCGGCCACCGCCAGGACACTCGCGGACGGTGTGTCGTATATCTGAGTGGCGCAAAAGGTCTCGAAGACCGCTACACTTTTCCATGTGCTGCTGCGGCGGCACGAGCATGGTGGGTGTAGCTCAGTTGGCAGAGCGCCAGGTTGTGGTCCTGGATGTCGGGGGTTCAAGTCCCCTCACTCACCCCAGGTGAGATGTCAGACCAGAAGGCCCGATCACTCCGGTGATCGGGCCTTCTGCGTGACCGGGTGTCCTGAGGTGGAAGCGGGCCGACCTCGACAACCTCGCCGGACGGCTCTCGCGGCCGCCTCGCCTCACTCGTCGAGCAGGACTCAAGATCTTCGACTTCGACGTGCCGGCCACGCCGCGGCGGGCCCGCCGCACGAGCTGACAACGGGAGCGCTGCTCAAGGCGGCGATGGTGACCTCGGCGCCAACAGGATCTCCCGTCGACGAGCCGGCCGGGCCGCCTGCACGTCTTCGAGTCCGTGGGCGACACCCCGCTCGACTGACACGAGACCCGCGTCGGCTGTCGCGTCCTCCGGAGAGGCGGTGACGGGACAGGAGCCTTGCCCGTTGAGTTCAAACGGGCAAGGCTGCCGTCCCTTCGGTGGACAAGGAAAAAAATAACGTATCCGCCTGCTCGATTGCATGGTCATTCGTTACGAGCCTCGAGTATCTCTGGAAACGTCAACCAGTAGCTTTCCAGCGGCCAGGAACGCGTCGCCGCGGTCTCCCGTGAACGCCAAACCGATACTGAAACGCGCATTCACTTGACAATTATCCGCCTGCTGGCGACAAACGCCCCGCGTGTCGCATGTGAGGGTTGCGGGGTAAAATTTTTTCCGGCGAAGGATCGCGTGGCGAACCGATGACCAGGAAAAGACTGGCGCTGGCCGCCGTCTTGCTTTTCGGCTCCATGGGAAGGGGGGTACGGGAGCGAGAACGCCGGCAACCGGGCGGTGAATGCCGCGCTGGAAACGCTCGGAACACCTTGTTCATGGTGCGGCGGCGGAGCGAACGGCCCGAGTTTCGGAATAGGGCGCGGCGCCATGACAGTCGGCTTCGACTGCTCGGGACTCATACAATACGCGTGGGCACAGGCCGGGGTGCGCATCGAACGCACAGCGCGCGATCAGTGGCGAAAGAGATGGCCGGTCCCTGAGGGGCAGGTGCAACCGGGAGATCTCGTCTTCTATGACAGCAATTTCGTGTCACCGGGACCCGAGCACGTGGCATCGCCGCGTCGACGGGGAGCGGATCGTGCACGCGCCGTCCACGGGGGGGTTCGTGACCTAGGCGCCGCTGGACAGGCGCGGATACATGGGAGCGGTCCGCCCCGCTGGGATGGCTCCGACGACGTCCGAGGACGCTACCGGATAACCGGAGATCCCGAGCGGGACGGACACGCCGACATACCGTTTCAGGTGACGGTGAATCACTCCAGCGATGATCGTCATCTCCTGAAACGCCTGGGTCCGGCCCAGGCGCGTGCCGTTCTGAACGGCGCATCCAGCCTCGTGCCATGCTGAGCGCGATGGGCGGCCCGCTCTGGAGAAGCGGACCGCCCAACTGACACCCGAAAGAACTGCGCCAGGAGGGGGATTGCAATTCATTTCATTGGGACGGATAAGTGTCAGAACAATTTCGCGTCCAACGAGCAGCGAGACTAGTCGTTGGTGCAGTGGTTGATCTCGTTGCCCAGCGCGAGGATGTTGATCTGGTTGTCGTTCAGGATGGGAAGCAGGATGCCACCGAGGATACCGGCCGCGGCGGTGTTGGTCCTGTCGCACCGGCGGTGGTCGTCCTTCTCCGGCTTGGTGTAGTCCGCGAAAGCGGCGCTCGAGCCGGCGAAGACGGTGCTGGCGATCGCTGCACCGATGAAAATGCGACGAAGCATGATTGTGTCCTCCGTTGAGATGGCCTGCGGATTACCGCTGCCGTCAGTTGTTTCTGGCAGAGCACCAAAGCGCTCGGCAATCATAATGTGCTATTCGTCGCCGGCTTTCAAGCAGAGTCCCGTCCTCCCCGAACCAAAGGTCAGTATTCTTTCGGTAGTCCCACGGCCCCTTCCCCAAAACCCAGAACCAGAGAATTTGTGTATGACGAAACATTCCTTACCTGCACTCGATAAGGGACCGCTGTTTGTTTGGCCGCTCTTGGGCTGCGGGAAACGCGGACGCAAGAGAGCGTCGGCGGGACGCTGACCCCATACTGGTGCCGAATTGACTAATTGGAGCATCCCCGGCATCGCGCGGAAGCCCCGCGAGATGGAAATAGGCGGAATTATCATCAGAAATCGGGCGATAATCTGACGACGGGCCGGCGAATTTCGCCGCATCGCTCCACTAATGCGCCGCCACTGCCCGATGTGGAGCAGCCGCCCGCTCAGGTGCCGAGCCCTGAGGATGTGCACACCACGGGCAGACCTGGCCGCCGCGCCGAACGCGCAGCGCCGACCGCTCCTACCCCTGACTGAACGAGGCGACCGGCAACAAGCCGCTGCCGCGCTCGACACTGTCGGACATATTCACCAACGGCTGGCCGAGCCGCGAGACGCTGGAGACGCTCCTGAGAGGTCCCCCGAGCGATGGGCGGCCCGGCAACACGCCCGCGAGCGCGCCTCGACCGAGGTACCCCCGAGCCTTGCTGGACTAGACGAGTAAGTCCTAAGTCGTTTCGGCTGCGGGAACGACGAAGGGTGTTGATGATCCGTTTGTGACGACAGACCTCAACACCCTTCTCACCGCACTGTACGTGAAGATCGACGACTGGCTCGGCAAAGCGCCCCGCCTCGGCCGCCCACCCAAGCTGACCGACGCCGAACTGCTGACCTTAGCGGTCGCCCAAGTCCTGCTCGGGATCGGCTCCGAGGCCCGCTGGCTGCGGTTCGTCCCCCGGCACCTGCCCGGCGCCTTCCCCTACCTGCCCGGCCAATCCGGCTACAACAAACGGCTCCGCGCGGCCCTGCCCCTGCTCCAGCGCGCCATCCGGGCCCTGGCCCTCGACACCGATCTGTGGGCCGACCCGGTCTGGGTGGTCGACTCCACCCCGGTCGAATGCGGCCGCTCCCGCCCCACCACGCAGCGCTCGGACCTGGCCGGCTGGGCCGGCTACGGCTACTGCCGCTCCCACTCCCGCTGGTTTTGGGGTCTGCGGCTGCACCTGGTCTGCACCCCGGCCGGACTGCCGATCAGCTGGGCCCTGGCCACCCCGAAGATCGACGAACGGCAGGTGCTGATGGCCGTCTTGGACCACGACCCGCATCTGCTCGCCACCCGACCCGGGCTGCTGATCATCGCCGACAAGGGCTACGTCTCGGCCGAACTGGACCACTACCTGGCCGAACGGGGCGTGCGGCTGCTGCGGCCGTCCTACCGCAACCGCACACCCCGCCCGGGCGAGCAGCTCCTCAAACCCATCCGCCAGCTCATCGAATCGGTCAACGACACCCTCAAAGGCCAACTCGACCTGGAACTCCACGGCGGACGCAGCCCTGAGGGGGTCGGCGCGCGCATCGCCCAGCGCATCTTGGCGTTGACCGCCGCTATCTGGCACAACCGCGCTACCGGCCAGCCCGTCACCCGGTCACTGATCGCCTATGACCACTAACCCGACTTAGGACTTACTCGTCTAGCGCGCCGACCTGCCTCCAGGATCGATGACTCGTTCGAATAAGCGCCGGCGTCACATGCCCTCACTCACCCCATGACTAAGGGCCGGTCCTCAGGACCGGTCTTTCGCTTTTCTCTGGTGACTTTGGCCCCAAATCCGGACAATGCGAGTTATGCTCGCTGTCAACCGCTTACGCCGGAAGCACGGGGGCCAATCGGCGATCTGACCGACTTCGCTGTCCCGGAGGCCGGATGAGAGTCGACGACGCCGCACGCCTGAGCAAGCGTGAGGCCGAGGTGATGGACCTGATCGCGACCGGTCAGTCCAACGGCGAGATAGCACAACGGCTGTTTCTCAGCGAGAAGACAGTCAAGAACCACGTCAACCGGATCTACGCCAAGCTGGGCGCCGACTGTCGCATGACCGCGATCGGCCTCTGGCTCAACCGCGACTCCTGATCGTCAATTCGTCCTGCGCCCGCCTGCCGTACGGACCGAAGGGGCGGCAGGCGGGCGCGCGCCTCACAGCGGGCGCGAGAGGGCGCGTGACAGCGCCGCCAGGCCGAGCTCTAGGTCGGCGTCCTCGATGTTGAGCGCGGGACGCAGGCGGACCGAGCGCTGGCCGCACGGCAGCACGAGCACGTCCTCCTCCTCCCGCAGCCTGGT
This window of the Nonomuraea africana genome carries:
- the orn gene encoding oligoribonuclease, translated to MSDLLVWIDCEMTGLDLGRDALIEVACVVTDSELRQLDEGVDVVIKPPSEALEQMSEVVREMHTASGLLPELGEGVTLAEAESLVLDYIRGHIPEPKRAPLCGNSIGTDRTFISRDMPAVDAYLHYRMIDVSSIKELVRRWYPRVYFAAPEKQGGHRALADITESVRELRYYRATVFVPQPGPDSATARTLADGVSYI
- a CDS encoding C40 family peptidase: MNAALETLGTPCSWCGGGANGPSFGIGRGAMTVGFDCSGLIQYAWAQAGVRIERTARDQWRKRWPVPEGQVQPGDLVFYDSNFVSPGPEHVASPRRRGADRARAVHGGVRDLGAAGQARIHGSGPPRWDGSDDVRGRYRITGDPERDGHADIPFQVTVNHSSDDRHLLKRLGPAQARAVLNGASSLVPC
- a CDS encoding IS982 family transposase; this encodes MTTDLNTLLTALYVKIDDWLGKAPRLGRPPKLTDAELLTLAVAQVLLGIGSEARWLRFVPRHLPGAFPYLPGQSGYNKRLRAALPLLQRAIRALALDTDLWADPVWVVDSTPVECGRSRPTTQRSDLAGWAGYGYCRSHSRWFWGLRLHLVCTPAGLPISWALATPKIDERQVLMAVLDHDPHLLATRPGLLIIADKGYVSAELDHYLAERGVRLLRPSYRNRTPRPGEQLLKPIRQLIESVNDTLKGQLDLELHGGRSPEGVGARIAQRILALTAAIWHNRATGQPVTRSLIAYDH
- a CDS encoding helix-turn-helix domain-containing protein yields the protein MRVDDAARLSKREAEVMDLIATGQSNGEIAQRLFLSEKTVKNHVNRIYAKLGADCRMTAIGLWLNRDS